One window from the genome of Luteolibacter rhizosphaerae encodes:
- a CDS encoding YbaB/EbfC family nucleoid-associated protein — protein sequence MNIQKLMKQAQQMQAGMAAAQEELSRKTVEASVGGGKVTVVATCAGDVQSIKIDKSVVDPEDVDFLQDLVLKGVQEAINKGKEVSSTEMKKLTGGMGLPF from the coding sequence ATGAATATCCAGAAACTCATGAAACAAGCGCAGCAGATGCAGGCCGGAATGGCCGCTGCGCAGGAGGAACTTTCGCGCAAGACCGTCGAGGCCAGTGTCGGCGGCGGCAAGGTCACCGTGGTGGCCACCTGCGCGGGCGATGTGCAGTCGATCAAGATCGACAAGTCCGTGGTCGATCCGGAGGACGTGGATTTTCTCCAGGATCTCGTCCTGAAGGGCGTCCAAGAAGCCATCAACAAGGGCAAGGAAGTCTCCTCCACGGAGATGAAGAAGCTCACCGGCGGCATGGGCCTGCCATTCTGA
- a CDS encoding endonuclease/exonuclease/phosphatase family protein, which yields MRYSRFSRRAGWSLVGLSLLLHLITVFAFARQPEWMAAFTVMPIWVWSGIGLVFSITAFWFLRAPLSLWVTGIWAVTVLIGSDEARVIANVGKSAPEPGPAGLADGQPLVRVLTLNCKFFNYGGGSDPATDIQRWEPDIVLLQEAMPYHVKHVADRLYHGRGDYRSHKDNGVVTRWKITREVRNPLYRDQQVTIMKPDETLIEVVNVHLATAATDLRLWNSECWRTHSENRMVRGTELWHTLQILADTAPGRPAILGGDFNAPPSDPIQSLLKANFEDAFIKAGTGWGNTYQRRIPIHRIDQIHASRQFRAIRCAAVTTKRSDHRMVVADFLQVP from the coding sequence ATGAGGTACTCCCGCTTCAGCCGCAGAGCCGGATGGAGCCTCGTCGGCTTGTCGCTGCTGCTCCACCTCATCACGGTCTTCGCCTTCGCGCGGCAACCGGAGTGGATGGCGGCTTTCACCGTGATGCCGATCTGGGTGTGGAGCGGCATCGGGCTCGTGTTTTCGATCACGGCCTTCTGGTTCCTGCGGGCACCGCTCTCGCTCTGGGTCACCGGGATCTGGGCGGTGACCGTCCTGATCGGCTCGGACGAAGCCCGTGTGATCGCGAATGTCGGCAAGTCCGCGCCCGAGCCCGGTCCCGCCGGCTTGGCCGATGGCCAGCCTCTGGTCCGGGTGCTCACGCTGAACTGCAAGTTCTTCAACTACGGCGGCGGCAGTGATCCCGCTACGGACATCCAGCGCTGGGAGCCGGATATCGTGCTGCTGCAGGAGGCCATGCCCTACCACGTGAAGCACGTGGCCGACCGGCTTTATCACGGCCGCGGCGACTACCGCTCGCACAAGGACAATGGCGTGGTGACCCGCTGGAAAATCACCCGCGAGGTGCGCAATCCACTCTATCGCGACCAGCAGGTAACGATCATGAAACCGGATGAGACGCTGATCGAGGTGGTCAATGTCCATCTCGCGACTGCCGCCACCGACCTGCGCCTCTGGAATAGCGAATGCTGGCGCACCCACAGCGAGAACCGTATGGTGCGGGGCACCGAGCTCTGGCACACGCTCCAGATCCTCGCGGATACGGCTCCGGGTCGTCCTGCCATCCTCGGCGGCGACTTCAATGCCCCGCCATCCGATCCGATCCAGAGCTTGCTCAAGGCGAACTTCGAGGACGCCTTCATCAAGGCTGGCACCGGCTGGGGCAATACCTACCAGCGCCGCATCCCGATCCATCGCATCGATCAGATCCATGCCTCGCGCCAGTTCCGCGCCATCCGCTGTGCCGCGGTAACGACGAAACGCAGCGACCATCGTATGGTGGTGGCAGATTTCCTGCAGGTGCCTTGA
- the polX gene encoding DNA polymerase/3'-5' exonuclease PolX, which produces MPVTRERMAAVLEEIALLLEIQGENPFKVRAYRQGADVVKGFDGDIVALAEANMLTGIKGLGDALRDKLHELATTGELGFHKNLRADYPDSFFELFELEGLGPKKIALLNKELGVNSIGSLKTACEADKVAGLSGFGAKTQTKILDSIARLAQAATAFRIDVATLAAEEILEELRRHPAVLRASVAGSMRRAKEVVRDLDFIVATSEPAELTKFFSTLPQAKEIIVLGDTKCSIRTEAGLQCDLRAVSNSQFPFALQYFTGSKEHNVAIRSLALKHGWSLNEYGFTGENPPTVNEESDIYKALGLDFIPPALRENRGEIEAADAGKLPRLIEWENLRGTFHTHTTESDGKSTLAAMAAAAEELGLQYLGISDHSKSSPQANGLDQARLAAQIVTIANWNTEFAHEGFRLFAGSEVDILKDGSLDFDDELLAQLDFTVASVHNATTLSEDEMTKRIIRAMENPYITMLGHMTGRLLLRRDAYAVNHEKIIDAAAETRTVIELNCNPKRLDMDWRWWHRARDKGVLCSINPDAHSTQQIQFIKFGAEVARKGWLRREDVLNTKPLAEMTEWLKLPKQRR; this is translated from the coding sequence ATGCCCGTCACCCGAGAGCGCATGGCTGCCGTTTTGGAGGAGATCGCCCTCCTGCTGGAGATCCAAGGGGAGAACCCTTTCAAGGTCCGCGCCTATCGCCAGGGAGCCGATGTGGTGAAGGGCTTCGATGGCGACATCGTGGCACTGGCGGAGGCGAACATGCTCACGGGTATCAAGGGCTTGGGCGATGCGCTGCGCGACAAGCTGCATGAGCTGGCCACAACCGGTGAGCTTGGCTTTCACAAGAACCTCCGCGCCGACTATCCCGACAGCTTCTTCGAGCTCTTCGAACTCGAAGGTCTCGGCCCCAAGAAAATCGCCCTGCTGAACAAGGAGCTGGGCGTGAACTCGATCGGCTCGCTCAAGACCGCCTGCGAGGCCGACAAGGTGGCGGGCCTGAGCGGCTTCGGGGCGAAGACGCAGACGAAGATTCTCGATTCCATCGCGCGGCTCGCCCAGGCAGCCACGGCCTTTCGCATCGATGTAGCCACGCTGGCGGCCGAGGAGATCTTGGAAGAGCTGCGGCGTCACCCTGCGGTCCTGCGTGCCTCCGTGGCGGGCTCGATGCGCCGGGCAAAGGAGGTGGTGCGCGATCTCGATTTCATCGTGGCCACCAGTGAACCGGCGGAGCTCACCAAGTTCTTCTCCACCCTGCCCCAGGCCAAGGAGATCATCGTGCTGGGCGACACCAAGTGCTCGATCCGCACGGAGGCCGGGTTGCAATGCGATCTGCGGGCGGTTTCTAACAGCCAGTTCCCCTTCGCGCTGCAATACTTCACCGGCAGCAAGGAGCACAACGTGGCGATCCGTTCGCTGGCGCTGAAGCACGGTTGGTCGCTCAACGAATACGGCTTCACCGGCGAGAACCCGCCGACGGTGAACGAGGAGAGCGACATCTACAAGGCGCTGGGGCTCGACTTCATCCCGCCCGCGCTGCGCGAGAACCGCGGCGAGATCGAGGCCGCCGACGCCGGGAAGCTGCCCCGCCTGATCGAATGGGAGAACCTGCGCGGCACTTTTCACACCCACACCACGGAATCCGACGGCAAGTCCACCCTGGCCGCGATGGCCGCTGCCGCGGAAGAACTAGGCCTGCAGTACTTGGGCATCTCCGATCACTCGAAGTCATCCCCGCAGGCGAACGGGCTGGATCAGGCCCGCCTGGCAGCCCAGATCGTCACCATCGCGAATTGGAACACGGAGTTCGCCCACGAAGGCTTCCGCCTCTTCGCCGGTTCCGAGGTGGACATCCTCAAGGACGGTTCGCTCGACTTTGATGACGAGCTGCTGGCCCAGCTCGATTTCACGGTCGCCTCGGTCCACAATGCCACCACCCTCTCCGAGGACGAGATGACCAAGCGGATCATCCGCGCGATGGAGAATCCCTACATCACCATGCTCGGTCACATGACCGGCCGCCTCCTGCTGCGCCGGGATGCCTATGCGGTGAACCATGAGAAAATCATCGATGCCGCTGCCGAGACCCGCACGGTCATCGAGCTGAACTGCAATCCGAAGCGCCTCGACATGGACTGGCGCTGGTGGCACCGCGCGCGCGACAAGGGCGTGCTCTGCTCGATCAACCCGGATGCTCACTCCACGCAGCAGATCCAGTTCATCAAGTTCGGAGCGGAGGTGGCCCGCAAGGGCTGGCTGCGCCGCGAGGATGTGCTGAACACCAAGCCGCTGGCCGAGATGACGGAGTGGCTCAAGCTGCCGAAGCAGCGCCGCTGA
- a CDS encoding choice-of-anchor tandem repeat GloVer-containing protein, which produces MKLNPLLLWPVLAAAPLSLQSVFAQGAIVDEVQVLSSLYEPTGDLVNRGDGYFYGAARWSNSAKSGVIFRFAPGSDAEVLYTFGTIADAGVPNYGGANPATGLQLGPDGAFYGTTSYGGAHTHGTIYRISPDGVFSVLHDINASVDGYGAYRLIVTPAGVIYGVMGDGGPQGGGTIFRIGTNGVFETVHAFEDPESIPPNTEVPPGTRFDFSSPAELVLGQDGKIYGTTGIGGPVNPFGSFRFTYGGFFRLEDAGTVTVLAEFDSLQDHVWRLVPTDDGFHANTEDELLHISYTGTVTEVAEIETEETGSVYLTSPIEKADGLYGVSLYGGEEDGGFIYKHVEGEGTTILYNFPADYRSRLKWLFAGADDVLYGLTAYAESQVPETSASASRDASGARDPKKKKRLPDSVLPKAFRVRTSQTSVENFLPLAKPDTAWLPAKAKDGVREVVVDVLANDRDTDGGTLSIIGVEAAEGLIAEVVGTPKGQRVSVSTTAAHPGSGVVSYHLSDGSGVSTGTISVKSPASGVFTGQATAPEVAAAPLTVKFGKKNSVTAILVIGGKKYTGKGSLDVSDSADISLKSKGKTPVNLHLGLVRGSSPQVIATAVDGSATYSATCSPK; this is translated from the coding sequence ATGAAACTAAATCCACTCCTCCTGTGGCCCGTCCTGGCGGCGGCCCCTCTCTCCCTCCAGTCGGTCTTCGCCCAAGGCGCGATCGTCGATGAGGTCCAGGTTCTCAGCTCCCTCTACGAGCCGACCGGAGACCTCGTGAATCGTGGCGACGGTTACTTCTACGGCGCGGCCCGTTGGTCCAACTCCGCCAAGTCCGGGGTGATCTTCCGCTTCGCCCCCGGCTCGGATGCGGAGGTGCTTTACACCTTCGGTACCATTGCGGATGCCGGCGTGCCGAACTATGGCGGGGCCAACCCGGCCACCGGCCTGCAGCTCGGGCCGGACGGGGCCTTCTACGGCACCACCAGCTATGGCGGCGCCCATACCCACGGGACCATTTACCGTATCTCCCCGGACGGCGTTTTCAGCGTCCTGCATGATATCAATGCGTCGGTGGATGGCTACGGTGCCTATCGCCTCATTGTCACCCCTGCTGGCGTCATCTACGGCGTGATGGGGGACGGCGGACCGCAAGGCGGCGGCACGATCTTCCGCATCGGCACGAACGGTGTCTTCGAGACCGTACATGCATTCGAGGATCCGGAGAGCATTCCGCCGAATACCGAGGTCCCACCCGGAACCCGCTTCGATTTCAGCAGCCCGGCTGAACTGGTTCTCGGCCAGGATGGCAAGATCTACGGCACCACCGGCATCGGTGGTCCGGTGAATCCTTTCGGCAGCTTCCGCTTCACCTATGGCGGATTCTTCCGCTTGGAGGACGCGGGAACGGTGACCGTGCTGGCCGAGTTCGATTCGCTGCAGGATCACGTGTGGCGGCTGGTGCCCACCGATGACGGCTTCCATGCCAATACGGAGGACGAGCTGCTCCACATCAGCTACACCGGCACCGTCACCGAGGTCGCCGAGATCGAGACCGAGGAAACGGGAAGCGTCTACCTGACCTCCCCCATCGAGAAGGCGGATGGCCTCTACGGGGTGTCCCTCTATGGTGGGGAAGAAGACGGCGGCTTCATCTACAAGCACGTCGAGGGTGAGGGAACCACCATCCTCTATAACTTCCCGGCGGACTATCGCAGCCGCCTCAAGTGGCTGTTTGCCGGGGCGGATGATGTCCTCTACGGGCTCACCGCTTACGCGGAAAGCCAGGTCCCCGAGACCAGTGCGTCCGCTTCCCGCGATGCCTCCGGGGCCCGGGATCCGAAGAAAAAGAAGCGTCTGCCGGACAGCGTGCTGCCGAAGGCCTTCCGTGTCCGCACCTCCCAAACCAGCGTGGAGAACTTCCTGCCGCTTGCGAAGCCAGACACGGCTTGGCTTCCGGCCAAGGCGAAGGATGGCGTGCGTGAAGTGGTGGTCGACGTGCTGGCGAACGACCGCGATACCGATGGCGGCACGCTCTCCATCATCGGAGTGGAAGCCGCGGAAGGCCTGATCGCCGAAGTGGTGGGCACGCCGAAGGGCCAGCGGGTGAGCGTGAGCACCACGGCGGCCCACCCGGGCAGCGGGGTCGTGAGCTACCACCTGTCGGACGGGTCAGGCGTCTCCACGGGCACCATCTCGGTCAAGTCTCCGGCGAGCGGTGTATTCACGGGGCAAGCCACGGCACCTGAAGTCGCTGCGGCACCGCTGACCGTGAAGTTCGGCAAGAAGAACAGCGTGACCGCCATCCTGGTGATCGGTGGCAAGAAGTATACCGGCAAGGGTTCGCTCGATGTCTCCGACTCCGCCGACATCAGCTTGAAGTCGAAAGGCAAGACACCGGTGAACCTGCACCTCGGATTGGTGCGCGGCAGTTCTCCGCAAGTGATCGCGACGGCCGTGGACGGCTCGGCGACCTACTCGGCCACCTGCTCTCCAAAGTAA
- a CDS encoding glucan biosynthesis protein, whose protein sequence is MTHCRHLSAAICLASAIPALLSANDATFEAVKEKARGLAAKPYQASANKLDDFWANLSYDQHRDIRFKMESGLWWDESPFSIDFFHPGWTAKKTVSLYEVKEGEDKELKFDTSLFDYGKQKVPSAVPAPPGYAGWRARTHLNSKDYMDEFLVFLGASYFRAIPAKSPYGLSARGLSINSGLPGVPEEFPDFTEFHLEKPAKDSKSMTAVALLEGESVAGAYKFTVTPGTETVMDVEAELTLRRPVQQLGLAPFSSMFWFGENTHPRPYDFRPEVHDSDGFLMELGSGNLHYRPLEHTHNQFRHCVFTMEKPRSWSLVQRDRSFTSYQDVEAGYHDRPTVKVEPVEGFDNGKLHLIEMPTIDETNDNVILVWEPTPAPEIGKPFRFHYRLHWVRDLPPTGLFAAKATRAGNPVQKPDEVLVSIDFAKPLYPEKKVGDPKWDDISKFKPVVTVNQEGVKLIHVGLTDLSMPNVDDLPAGLGRSETVHMPQVLRAFFVLDPGKGVNDIDMTCELQDESGKVVSERWVYLWKRTH, encoded by the coding sequence ATGACCCACTGCCGCCACCTTTCCGCCGCTATTTGCTTGGCCTCCGCCATTCCCGCGCTGCTCTCCGCGAATGACGCCACCTTCGAAGCCGTGAAGGAGAAGGCGCGCGGCTTGGCCGCCAAGCCCTATCAGGCGTCGGCTAACAAGCTCGACGACTTCTGGGCGAACCTCAGCTACGACCAGCACCGCGACATCCGCTTCAAGATGGAGTCCGGCCTGTGGTGGGACGAAAGTCCCTTCTCCATCGACTTCTTCCACCCCGGCTGGACCGCGAAGAAGACTGTCTCCCTCTACGAGGTCAAGGAGGGCGAGGACAAGGAGCTGAAGTTCGACACCTCGCTCTTCGACTACGGTAAGCAGAAGGTCCCCTCCGCCGTGCCCGCCCCGCCGGGCTATGCCGGCTGGCGCGCGCGCACGCACCTGAACTCGAAGGACTACATGGACGAGTTCCTCGTCTTTCTCGGTGCCAGCTATTTCCGCGCGATCCCTGCCAAGTCGCCCTATGGGCTTTCCGCGCGCGGCCTCTCGATCAATAGCGGCCTGCCCGGCGTGCCGGAGGAGTTCCCGGACTTCACCGAGTTTCATCTGGAGAAGCCCGCGAAGGACTCCAAGTCCATGACCGCCGTCGCCCTGCTCGAAGGCGAGAGCGTGGCCGGTGCCTACAAGTTCACGGTTACGCCCGGCACCGAGACGGTGATGGATGTGGAGGCGGAGCTCACCCTGCGCCGCCCGGTCCAGCAGCTCGGCCTCGCGCCCTTCTCCAGCATGTTCTGGTTCGGCGAGAACACCCACCCGCGCCCGTATGACTTCCGCCCGGAGGTGCACGATAGCGATGGCTTCCTGATGGAGCTCGGCAGCGGCAATCTCCACTACCGCCCGCTGGAGCATACCCACAACCAATTCCGCCACTGCGTCTTCACCATGGAGAAGCCACGCTCCTGGTCGCTGGTGCAGCGGGACCGCTCCTTCACCTCCTATCAAGACGTGGAGGCCGGCTATCACGATCGCCCCACGGTGAAGGTCGAGCCGGTCGAAGGCTTCGACAACGGCAAGCTGCACCTGATCGAGATGCCTACCATCGACGAGACGAACGACAACGTCATCCTCGTCTGGGAACCCACGCCCGCGCCGGAGATCGGCAAGCCCTTCCGCTTCCACTATCGCCTCCACTGGGTGCGCGACCTGCCGCCCACCGGTCTCTTCGCCGCGAAGGCCACCCGTGCCGGCAACCCCGTGCAGAAGCCGGACGAAGTGCTGGTGAGCATCGACTTCGCCAAGCCGCTCTATCCGGAGAAGAAGGTCGGCGATCCGAAATGGGATGACATCTCAAAGTTCAAGCCGGTCGTGACCGTGAACCAAGAGGGTGTGAAGCTCATCCACGTGGGTCTCACCGATTTGAGCATGCCGAACGTGGATGACCTCCCCGCCGGCCTCGGCCGCAGCGAGACGGTCCACATGCCGCAGGTGCTACGCGCCTTCTTCGTGCTCGATCCTGGCAAGGGTGTGAACGACATCGACATGACCTGCGAGCTGCAGGACGAGTCCGGCAAGGTGGTCTCCGAGCGCTGGGTCTACCTCTGGAAGCGCACGCACTGA
- a CDS encoding lipocalin family protein — MTPRFCLPALALAAVLSSCAADGGRGAAAKPLKTTGKVSVDRYAGKWFEIARYPKWFQSGCESATAEYSKNKDGTIKVVNTCIRADGSSRKIEGVATPVDATANRLKVTFPNNWYSKAIPAPKEGNYWIIDLSPDYRHVIVGTPDRKSLWFLSRSATIPAKEFERMKTVATGQGFDMNALVIDGHTKIEKRGRATVPVASARPAGKKR; from the coding sequence ATGACCCCTCGTTTCTGCCTTCCCGCTCTCGCCCTCGCCGCCGTCCTGAGCTCCTGCGCTGCCGATGGCGGGCGCGGGGCCGCTGCCAAGCCGCTGAAGACCACCGGGAAAGTGAGCGTGGACCGCTATGCGGGGAAATGGTTCGAGATCGCGCGCTATCCCAAGTGGTTCCAGAGCGGCTGCGAATCGGCCACGGCGGAGTATTCGAAGAACAAGGACGGCACGATCAAGGTGGTGAACACCTGCATCCGTGCGGATGGATCAAGCCGCAAGATCGAAGGCGTGGCGACCCCCGTGGATGCCACTGCCAACCGGCTCAAGGTGACATTCCCGAACAACTGGTACTCGAAGGCGATCCCCGCTCCCAAGGAGGGGAACTACTGGATCATCGATCTCTCGCCGGACTACCGCCATGTCATCGTCGGCACGCCGGATCGCAAGAGCCTGTGGTTCCTATCCCGCTCCGCCACCATCCCGGCCAAGGAATTCGAGCGCATGAAGACGGTCGCGACCGGCCAAGGCTTCGACATGAACGCGCTGGTGATCGACGGCCACACGAAGATCGAGAAACGCGGGCGGGCCACCGTGCCAGTCGCATCGGCGCGACCGGCAGGGAAGAAGCGATAG
- a CDS encoding cupin domain-containing protein, which produces MTTDTPAWTLERAQPAANLDVFGVRVNIVAESADTGGACLVTRIFARPGTGAPLHRHAEIERFHVLRGCLSVEADGQKAELHEGDTVTVAPWVNHRFWNESGEDAEFIAVATPGGHEKFFRDADELSRSGRFNPESAAALCAQHGIELVH; this is translated from the coding sequence ATGACAACCGATACCCCGGCGTGGACCTTGGAAAGAGCGCAGCCCGCAGCAAACCTCGATGTGTTCGGCGTGCGCGTGAATATCGTCGCTGAATCCGCCGATACGGGCGGAGCTTGCCTAGTGACGAGGATCTTCGCCCGGCCCGGCACGGGTGCCCCGCTGCACCGTCACGCGGAGATCGAGCGCTTCCATGTACTGCGCGGATGCCTCAGCGTGGAAGCCGATGGCCAGAAAGCCGAACTGCACGAGGGCGATACCGTGACGGTGGCCCCGTGGGTGAATCACCGCTTCTGGAACGAATCGGGGGAGGACGCGGAGTTCATCGCCGTCGCGACCCCCGGCGGGCACGAGAAGTTCTTCCGCGATGCCGACGAACTGTCCCGCAGCGGGCGCTTCAATCCGGAATCCGCAGCAGCCCTCTGCGCGCAGCACGGAATCGAGTTGGTTCACTGA
- a CDS encoding choice-of-anchor Q domain-containing protein, translating into MTLREIAASAFAICSGIASAADYHVSLSGLDTNPGTQGQPWRTIQKAAATVVAGDTVHIHAGIYIERVTIENRHGSAALPIVFKKFAADTGSVIISQSGVTPPDDLTAVLAIRNCDHLVVRDLEIADYKTAGTAAEQRAQLPVGIHVSGSGTGIQIRGCKVHDIWQSSPTQNNYNANGFGIAVYGEQSSPIDQLVIDGCEVYNLRTGASESLVLNGNVTNFAVTNNIVRDCNNIGIDFIGFEGTNPVEALDQARNGICSGNVVFRIDSKFNPVYGGNFTTGGGNATRSAPGLYVDGGRDIILERNHVYDCNFAISIGSENTGKVVSGVTVRNNVFHHCHVGGIVVGGSETTNGGTTNSSFTHNTIYGNDTVSQGGGQFSIQNHVSGLTVRRNVMVSTSSFSQFILKGNNTGSVAAGAIDWNLYYAPPGGSFEFISNNTARTSFAAWQSASAQDTHSSLITTSPGFVGSTLTAASPAADFAITASSPAKDTGDSAALPFTPAANEKDYRGRSRIAGGRVDIGAFEFMTALQEWRDIHFTLPDGGPGAGSEEDPDGDGVSNLIEYSQGMNPVLADRSALPATTRTQDSLRFTYRKAVPGLSYAVESSGTLGSWSPALSPEQSDGLGLFWRDLPLSAGKQFIRLKVSSPETW; encoded by the coding sequence ATGACACTCCGCGAGATCGCTGCTTCGGCCTTCGCTATCTGCTCAGGAATCGCTTCCGCCGCGGACTACCACGTGAGTCTGTCCGGGCTCGACACGAATCCCGGCACGCAGGGCCAGCCCTGGCGCACGATCCAGAAAGCGGCGGCCACGGTGGTGGCGGGCGATACCGTCCACATTCACGCGGGAATCTACATTGAGCGCGTCACGATCGAGAATCGTCACGGCAGCGCCGCACTTCCGATCGTCTTCAAGAAGTTCGCGGCAGATACAGGCAGCGTCATCATCTCGCAGAGCGGCGTGACCCCGCCCGACGATCTCACCGCCGTGCTCGCGATCCGCAACTGCGATCACCTCGTGGTGCGGGACCTTGAGATCGCGGATTACAAGACCGCGGGCACTGCCGCCGAGCAGCGCGCGCAGTTGCCCGTCGGCATTCATGTCAGCGGCAGCGGCACCGGCATCCAGATTCGCGGCTGCAAGGTTCACGACATTTGGCAAAGCAGCCCGACCCAGAACAACTACAACGCGAACGGCTTCGGCATCGCGGTGTATGGCGAGCAATCCTCGCCGATCGATCAACTCGTGATCGATGGCTGCGAGGTCTACAACCTCCGCACCGGTGCCAGCGAATCCCTGGTGCTGAACGGCAACGTCACCAACTTCGCCGTCACCAACAACATCGTCCGCGACTGCAACAACATCGGCATCGACTTCATCGGCTTCGAGGGCACAAACCCGGTGGAAGCACTCGACCAGGCGCGCAACGGCATCTGCTCCGGCAACGTGGTTTTCCGCATCGATTCGAAGTTCAACCCGGTCTATGGCGGGAACTTCACCACCGGCGGAGGTAATGCCACCCGCAGCGCGCCGGGTCTCTACGTCGATGGCGGGCGCGACATCATCCTCGAACGCAATCATGTCTACGATTGCAACTTCGCCATCTCCATCGGCAGCGAGAACACCGGCAAGGTGGTGAGCGGGGTTACGGTCCGCAACAACGTCTTCCACCACTGCCACGTCGGCGGCATCGTGGTCGGAGGCTCGGAAACCACCAACGGCGGCACCACGAACAGCAGCTTCACCCACAACACGATCTACGGCAACGACACCGTCTCGCAAGGCGGTGGCCAGTTCTCGATCCAGAATCACGTGAGCGGCCTCACGGTCCGCCGCAATGTGATGGTATCCACCTCCTCCTTCTCGCAATTCATCCTGAAAGGGAACAACACCGGCAGCGTTGCCGCCGGAGCCATCGACTGGAATCTCTACTACGCCCCGCCCGGCGGCAGCTTCGAGTTCATCTCGAACAACACCGCGCGCACCAGCTTCGCCGCATGGCAGAGCGCCAGCGCGCAGGACACCCACTCCAGCCTCATCACGACATCTCCGGGCTTCGTGGGCAGCACACTGACAGCGGCTTCCCCTGCCGCCGATTTCGCCATCACCGCGAGCTCTCCTGCAAAGGACACGGGCGACAGCGCGGCGCTACCCTTTACCCCGGCAGCGAATGAGAAAGACTATCGTGGCCGCAGCCGGATTGCGGGAGGCCGCGTGGATATCGGGGCCTTCGAGTTCATGACCGCGCTCCAGGAGTGGCGGGACATCCACTTCACGCTTCCCGATGGTGGACCCGGAGCAGGCAGCGAGGAAGACCCGGATGGCGACGGAGTCTCCAATCTGATCGAATACTCACAGGGCATGAACCCGGTACTAGCGGATCGCAGCGCCCTGCCCGCGACCACCCGCACGCAAGACTCCCTTCGCTTCACCTATCGCAAGGCCGTGCCCGGGCTGAGCTATGCCGTCGAGAGCAGTGGCACCCTGGGATCCTGGTCCCCTGCCCTGTCACCCGAGCAAAGCGACGGTCTCGGCCTCTTTTGGCGCGACCTCCCGCTCAGCGCGGGCAAGCAGTTCATCCGCCTGAAGGTGAGCTCGCCCGAGACTTGGTGA
- a CDS encoding pseudouridine synthase: MLPLRILFLDEHLVAIDKPAGMIVHPGRDEESPEWIAMKRVRDELDQQVYVVHRLDRPTSGVLLFARDRATCAIVQQSFEQRRVQKTYLTVVDGVTPERWCCERALQKSQDEPPLSARTDFQRLLVAEAGSFPEMPNLSLSLLEARPYTGRYHQIRRHLVDDGHPIVGDYRYAGVDRSDELGSLLGTGTRMLLQAKVLEISHPYTGEMLRIEAPHDPDFLRCFPELSGEVVAAV; this comes from the coding sequence ATGTTGCCCCTGCGGATCCTATTCCTGGACGAGCACCTTGTCGCGATCGACAAGCCGGCGGGGATGATCGTGCACCCGGGGCGTGATGAGGAATCGCCGGAGTGGATTGCGATGAAGCGCGTGCGGGACGAGCTGGACCAGCAGGTCTACGTGGTGCACCGCCTTGATCGCCCGACCTCCGGGGTCCTGCTTTTCGCCCGCGACCGGGCGACCTGCGCGATCGTGCAGCAGTCCTTCGAGCAGCGGCGGGTGCAGAAGACCTACCTAACCGTGGTGGATGGCGTGACGCCGGAGCGCTGGTGCTGCGAGCGTGCGCTGCAGAAATCCCAGGACGAGCCGCCGCTGAGTGCCCGCACGGATTTCCAACGCCTGCTGGTGGCGGAGGCGGGGAGCTTCCCGGAGATGCCGAACCTGAGCCTCTCGCTGCTGGAGGCACGGCCCTACACGGGGCGTTACCACCAGATCCGCCGCCACCTCGTGGACGATGGTCACCCGATCGTGGGCGACTACCGCTATGCCGGCGTGGATCGCTCGGATGAGCTGGGCAGCCTTCTCGGCACCGGCACCCGCATGCTCCTGCAGGCGAAAGTGCTGGAGATCTCGCACCCCTACACCGGCGAGATGCTGCGGATCGAGGCTCCGCATGATCCGGATTTCCTGCGCTGCTTCCCGGAGCTCTCCGGCGAGGTGGTGGCCGCGGTCTGA